GATGCGCCGCTGAAGGTAGGGCGAGAAATGCCCCCTGTAGCGCTTCCAGAGCTCCGGGCGGTTCCAGTCGTCGCCGCGGATCTGGCCGCGACAGGTCGCAGCGCCGCAGCCGCACGAGAACTCGTCGTACGGCGACCCGTCGCTCATCGCGTAGTCGAAGCAGACTTCCTCGCCGGGCTCGAGCCGGCGCATGGCGACCAGCGCGATCTGCCCGGAGAGCCCGCAGTTCGGGGCACACGAGTGATTGACCCAGTCCGCGGGGCCGTCCGTCGCCGAGACCAGGTACAGATCCTCTTCGACCTGGATCGTGAGCAGCCGCTCCGCGGGAGAGAGAGACTCGAGCCGCGAGGCGTGCAGCACCTCGCCGCCCCAGACCACGACCAGCTCGCCGGCCTCGATCGGCTCTCGCACGACCAGCGCTCGGCCTCCCTTTCCGTCGATCCGCCGAGGCTGGAGCTTCGGACAGTGGTACGACGTCGGGTGTTCGCTCATGGTCGGATCGTAGGAGAATTTCGTCCGAGCGCGCCAGTGCATGCGAGAATGAAATGATGAGCGATGCGAGATCGGACCTCTCGGAGGTCGCCGGGTGGATCGCAGAGGCGCGGCGGATCGTCGCCCTGACCGGGGCGGGGATCTCGACCGAATCCGGCATTCCCGATTTCCGGGGCCCGAAGGGAGTCTGGACCCGCAACCCCGGCGCAGAGAAGATGGCGACCCTCTCCCACTACGTCTCCGATCCGGAGGTGCGGAGGCGCGCCTGGCGAAGTCGGCTCGAATCCTCCGCCTGGCAGGCCAAACCCAACGCCGGTCACCTGGCGCTCGCGGCGCTCGAGCGGACCGGACGGCTCGAGCTGCTGATCACCCAGAACGTCGACGGTCTGCACCAGGCCGCCGGCTCGTCGCCGGAGCGCGTGGTGGAGATCCACGGCACGCTGCACGAGGTGGCCTGCCTCGACTGCGGCGAGCGCGCTCCGATGGAGCGCGCGCTCGCGCGGGTGCGCGCCGGCGAGGACGACCCCGAGTGTCGCAGCTGCGGCGGAATCCTGAAGTCGGCGACGATCTCGTTCGGCCAGAACCTGGTCGCGCGCGACCTGGAGCGCGCGGAGGCGGCGGCGGAGAGCTGCGACCTGCTGCTCGCGATCGGAAGCACGCTCTCGGTGTTTCCGATCGCAGGCGTGGTCCCGGTGGCAAAGCGCGCCGGCGCGCGAATCGTGATCGTGAACGCCGATCCGACCGAGATGGACGATCTAGCGGACGCGGTCGTGCGCGGCCCGATCGGCCAGGTTCTGCCGCTGCTCGTGGGCGCGCCGAGCTAGCGTCTCGACCCCCGCCGCGCGGTCGCTCAGACCATCCTCACCCAGCCGGTCCAGAGCGCCAGCGCCATCACGGCGCAGAGAGCGATCCGATACCAGCCAAACGCCGCGAGCCCGTGTCGATTCAGGAACGCGACGAGCCAGCGCACGGCGAGCGCCGCCGAGAGCGTGGCGACGGCGATTCCCACCAGCACGGAGCCCGCGCCCAGCGTCTCGATCAGGTCGGGGGTTCCGTTTCGCGAGGCGGAGATCAGGTTCTTCGCCAGTCGGTACAGACACGCCCCGCCCAGCGTCGGAACACCGAGCAGGAACGAGAACTCCGCGGCCTCGCGCGGGCGCAGGCCCACCCAGGTCCCGCCGGCGATCGTCATCATCGAGCGCGACGTCCCGGGCCACATCGCGACACACTGGAGCAGGCCGATCGCGACCGAGTGTCTCCAGTCGAGCTCCGCGAGCGTGAGCCCGCGCGCGGCGTTCGAATCGTCGCGATTCCGATCGAGCCAGATCATCCAGACGCCACCCGCGAGCAACGCGGCGAGCACGGGAAGCGGGCTGAACAGATTCTGCTCGAGCCAATCGTCGATCGTCGGCCCCACGAGCGCCGCGGGCAGGAACGCGATCGCGAGGTTCACGAGCAGGCGCCTGCCGACCTCGTCGCGCCCGGCGACCCCGCGCAGCATCTGCAGCACGCGCGGCCAGTACAGGCCGAGCACGGCCAGGATCGCGCCTCCCTGGATCACGATCGAGAACGCGTCGAGCGCGGGCTTCGTCGCCGGATCGTCGAGCCCCAGCAGCGACTGGGTCAGGATCAGATGGCCGGTGGAGCTCACCGGCAGATACTCGGTGATTCCCTCGACCAGACCGAGAACCGCGGCCTGCCACTTCTCGAGCATTCGCACTCCGGGGAGGGAGGTGGCGGCAAGGTATCCGAGCGCGCGGTCTTCGTCAGTCCAGGCGCTTCCGGAAGCGCAGGATCGAGAGGCTGATCGCGACCGCGAAGAAGAGCAGCAGCGGCCAGATGTCCGGCCAGACGTCGCCGAGCGTCGCGCCCCGCAGGATGATTCCGCGCACGATGCGCAGGAAGTGCGTGAGCGGGAGCACCTCGGCCAGCCAGCGAGCGGGCCAGGGCATCCCGTCGAACGGGAACATGAAACCCGAGAGCAGGATCTGCGGCAGGAACGTCACGAATGCCAGCTGGAACGCCTGGAACTGGGTCTCGGCCAGCGTCGAAATCAGCAGGCCGAAGGTCAGCGCCGCCGCGACGAAGACGCCGCTTCCCAGGTACAGGTCGATCAGGCTGCCCTGGATCGGCACGCCGAAGACGTAGCGGCCGAGCAGCAGGATCAGCGTGACCTGCGCGTATCCGATCCCCACGTACGGCGCGATCTTCCCGATCATGAGCTCCGGCGTCTGGACCGGAGTCGTGATCAAGAGCTCGAGATTGCCGCGCTCCCGCTCGCGCACGATCGCGACCGCGGTGAAGAGCACGAGCGTGAGCGTGAGGATCACGCCGCAGAGCGCGGGAACGATGTGGACCGGCGAGCGCCGCTCAGGGTTGTAGTAGGCGCGAAGCTCGAAGGTCGGCGCGCGGGGCCACGCCGCGAGCGCGGGATTCGCGAAGCGGTCGGCGACCGGCAGCGAGACCAGGCCGCGCGCGGCGCCGAGCACGATCGGATCGCCGCCATCGACCAGGAGCTGCGCGCGCGCCCGATCACCCTTCGCCGAACGGCGCTCGAAGTCCGCAGGGATCACGATCCCGACCGCGATCCGGCCCGCGACGAGAAGCTGCTCGAGCGCCGCG
This Deltaproteobacteria bacterium DNA region includes the following protein-coding sequences:
- a CDS encoding ABC transporter permease, with translation MTGLSRSLSRVAAIARKEFRHLRRDRLTGGRVAGVPLMMTVLFGYAINQDVRHLRAGVVDLAGTQSARLLVQEAQATQVIDVVARAESVAALEQLLVAGRIAVGIVIPADFERRSAKGDRARAQLLVDGGDPIVLGAARGLVSLPVADRFANPALAAWPRAPTFELRAYYNPERRSPVHIVPALCGVILTLTLVLFTAVAIVRERERGNLELLITTPVQTPELMIGKIAPYVGIGYAQVTLILLLGRYVFGVPIQGSLIDLYLGSGVFVAAALTFGLLISTLAETQFQAFQLAFVTFLPQILLSGFMFPFDGMPWPARWLAEVLPLTHFLRIVRGIILRGATLGDVWPDIWPLLLFFAVAISLSILRFRKRLD
- a CDS encoding SET domain-containing protein, with protein sequence MSEHPTSYHCPKLQPRRIDGKGGRALVVREPIEAGELVVVWGGEVLHASRLESLSPAERLLTIQVEEDLYLVSATDGPADWVNHSCAPNCGLSGQIALVAMRRLEPGEEVCFDYAMSDGSPYDEFSCGCGAATCRGQIRGDDWNRPELWKRYRGHFSPYLQRRIDAKLAARRRVRSHADTGRQVGQQGRRT
- a CDS encoding undecaprenyl-diphosphate phosphatase, with the translated sequence MLEKWQAAVLGLVEGITEYLPVSSTGHLILTQSLLGLDDPATKPALDAFSIVIQGGAILAVLGLYWPRVLQMLRGVAGRDEVGRRLLVNLAIAFLPAALVGPTIDDWLEQNLFSPLPVLAALLAGGVWMIWLDRNRDDSNAARGLTLAELDWRHSVAIGLLQCVAMWPGTSRSMMTIAGGTWVGLRPREAAEFSFLLGVPTLGGACLYRLAKNLISASRNGTPDLIETLGAGSVLVGIAVATLSAALAVRWLVAFLNRHGLAAFGWYRIALCAVMALALWTGWVRMV
- a CDS encoding NAD-dependent deacylase — protein: MSDARSDLSEVAGWIAEARRIVALTGAGISTESGIPDFRGPKGVWTRNPGAEKMATLSHYVSDPEVRRRAWRSRLESSAWQAKPNAGHLALAALERTGRLELLITQNVDGLHQAAGSSPERVVEIHGTLHEVACLDCGERAPMERALARVRAGEDDPECRSCGGILKSATISFGQNLVARDLERAEAAAESCDLLLAIGSTLSVFPIAGVVPVAKRAGARIVIVNADPTEMDDLADAVVRGPIGQVLPLLVGAPS